DNA from Desulfurispora thermophila DSM 16022:
AGGTATTGGAGACAGTTTAAAGGGAGGACCAGCAATGGTATCACGCGAGGTAACTATTTTGAACGAAACCGGCCTGCATGCCAGGCCGGCTCAGTTATTTACCCAAAAGGCCAGTGAATTTGAGTCCGAGATAAAAATAAGAAAAGAAGACGGATCTGAAGCAGATGCCAAAAGTATCCTCGGGCTCATGACCATGGCCCTGACCGGGGGTACCAGGATTACCATTGAAGCCAGCGGCAGCGATGAAGAACAGGCTGTTAAGGCACTGGTTGAACTGGTTGAACAAAGGTTTGGTGAAGCCTGATGTCACCCATAACGATCAGAGGTACGGGCGTGTCTGAAGGGATACGTTTGGGAAAAGTCTTTCTGTATAAGCCGGCGGTTCATAAGGATCTGCCTGTA
Protein-coding regions in this window:
- a CDS encoding HPr family phosphocarrier protein yields the protein MVSREVTILNETGLHARPAQLFTQKASEFESEIKIRKEDGSEADAKSILGLMTMALTGGTRITIEASGSDEEQAVKALVELVEQRFGEA